One window from the genome of Bdellovibrio sp. NC01 encodes:
- a CDS encoding regulatory protein RecX encodes MSDEKNPLKTKQAAKRKVMDLLARRDHSEKELRKKLRDKFADEDEGIEAVEEAIAYARDNNWLGDPKTLAYRMADMLHRRNKGIIYINNYLREKGLPSVETDRDLELEKALAIVKNKYDEDFAFSREDKARVGRLLASRGFDPETVRKVIYEKL; translated from the coding sequence ATGTCGGATGAGAAAAATCCCCTAAAAACCAAACAAGCTGCGAAAAGGAAGGTCATGGACCTTTTGGCTCGTCGCGACCATTCTGAAAAAGAACTCAGAAAAAAGTTGCGCGACAAATTCGCGGATGAAGACGAGGGCATTGAGGCCGTGGAAGAAGCCATCGCCTATGCTCGCGACAACAATTGGTTGGGCGATCCGAAGACACTCGCCTATCGTATGGCTGATATGCTTCATCGCCGCAATAAGGGCATCATCTACATTAACAATTACCTGAGGGAAAAAGGTTTGCCGTCTGTTGAGACAGATCGTGACTTGGAGCTTGAAAAGGCTCTTGCGATTGTGAAAAATAAGTACGACGAAGATTTTGCCTTCAGTCGTGAAGATAAGGCGCGCGTTGGCCGTTTGCTTGCTTCACGTGGATTCGATCCTGAGACCGTAAGAAAGGTTATTTATGAAAAGCTCTGA
- a CDS encoding metallophosphoesterase, whose product MGIFRVVLVTIFVVVFFYMGHQLTRFADLSLALTLSVNLLLFVMLAIVLAQPLYFWSQHRLEHQPWHDSYFAMSHFIMAYINFLVSFVIIRDLAAFIMEYATPNFDTQILYGQESLAVMLLLPLAFMVLGTLVVRVGPRLKKVTLKFKNLPEGLDGLRMLHITDLHISPSLPVKFVERLVKQVNKLDHDLVMYTGDILDSQAIRHLPEFELLKKLEPRLGHYYVPGNHEYYWEVEQGLAAFRMVNFHVLVNQTADLKIKNSLLQISGVPDPAARMFKKEEPDFKKLDATLKPEGFKILLSHQPSLAKVSCDHGYDLQLSGHTHGGQFFPWNLLIGFFERYSKGLYRINGLQLYVNQGTGYWGPSLRLGTYCELTLITLKKA is encoded by the coding sequence ATGGGAATTTTCAGAGTCGTCCTTGTTACCATCTTCGTAGTTGTATTCTTCTATATGGGCCATCAACTGACGCGTTTCGCGGACTTGTCATTGGCACTCACACTCTCGGTAAATCTTTTGCTTTTTGTTATGCTGGCCATAGTTTTAGCGCAGCCTTTGTATTTTTGGTCGCAACATCGACTCGAACATCAGCCTTGGCATGACTCTTACTTTGCGATGAGCCACTTCATCATGGCTTACATCAACTTTCTTGTAAGCTTTGTGATCATTCGCGACTTAGCAGCATTCATCATGGAATACGCGACTCCAAATTTTGATACACAGATTCTTTATGGCCAAGAAAGTCTTGCGGTAATGTTGCTATTGCCATTGGCGTTCATGGTTCTTGGAACTTTGGTTGTGCGCGTGGGTCCGCGCCTGAAAAAAGTCACTTTGAAATTTAAGAATTTACCGGAAGGACTTGATGGACTTCGTATGTTGCACATCACAGATTTGCACATCAGCCCAAGCCTGCCCGTGAAATTCGTCGAGCGTTTGGTAAAACAGGTGAACAAGCTTGATCACGATCTGGTGATGTACACCGGCGATATCTTGGACAGTCAGGCGATTCGTCATTTGCCTGAGTTTGAATTACTTAAAAAACTAGAACCGCGCCTAGGCCATTACTATGTTCCCGGCAATCACGAATACTATTGGGAAGTCGAACAGGGCTTGGCGGCATTCCGCATGGTGAACTTCCATGTCTTGGTCAACCAAACAGCGGACCTAAAAATTAAGAATTCATTGTTGCAGATTTCAGGCGTTCCCGACCCTGCGGCTCGCATGTTCAAAAAAGAAGAACCTGATTTTAAAAAACTAGATGCCACACTCAAACCTGAAGGTTTTAAGATTTTATTATCGCACCAGCCGTCTTTGGCGAAGGTTTCTTGCGATCATGGCTATGATCTTCAACTTTCCGGCCACACTCACGGTGGACAATTCTTCCCGTGGAACCTGTTGATCGGTTTTTTTGAGCGTTACTCGAAAGGTCTTTACCGCATTAATGGTTTGCAGCTCTATGTCAATCAAGGCACCGGCTACTGGGGGCCAAGTTTACGTCTAGGAACCTACTGCGAACTAACGCTGATCACACTGAAAAAAGCATGA
- a CDS encoding AMP-binding protein, whose amino-acid sequence MSTRGSFDQARDFLILHRADYDYAYKNFAWPQAPDFNWALDYFDKMAVGNNNPALWIIAEDGKEEKYSFADLSARSNQVANYMKKLGLKKGEGILLMLGNESARWEIMLAAIKLGVIIIPASQFLTSQELEDRLLRGRARMIVTSKEYADRFKVENTEVIPVLVDGTLPNWKEYKEATEENAEFERREGTSILDTIFLYFASSTTPKPKMVEHSHLSFAVGHLATMYWMGLRPGDIHLGVSSPGWAMHDWNSFIAPWNAEATIFIDRLSRFNAKVLLDTMAQYKITTFCAPPTVWRLLLQEDLKQYQVPLREALSTGEPLDQDTVDAVQAAWGVTIREGFGQTETTMLIGVTPSMKPMRETLGKALPGYAIELLDSDGKETNVGEICITSPTLPQQPFHSGDVGKKNADGYYSYIGRNDELFKCSDYRISPFEIEAVLRENPAVREVVVIPSADPIKHAVPKAIVVLAKGIEPTKEVAIDLMNFTRNRLAPFKRVRRVEFHDLSKDAEGNLQRIDMIKRETEKRNANEKSPYEFWEQDARASLPETWAQDLP is encoded by the coding sequence ATGTCTACTAGAGGTAGTTTCGATCAAGCTCGTGATTTTCTCATTCTTCACCGTGCCGACTATGACTATGCCTACAAAAATTTTGCGTGGCCTCAAGCCCCTGATTTCAATTGGGCTTTGGATTATTTCGATAAGATGGCAGTCGGTAATAACAATCCTGCACTATGGATTATTGCTGAGGACGGCAAAGAAGAAAAATACAGTTTTGCCGATCTGTCTGCACGCTCGAATCAAGTTGCGAATTACATGAAAAAACTGGGCCTGAAAAAAGGCGAAGGCATCCTACTGATGTTAGGAAATGAATCCGCGCGCTGGGAAATTATGCTCGCAGCAATAAAATTAGGAGTCATAATTATCCCGGCAAGTCAGTTCTTAACTTCGCAAGAATTGGAAGATCGCCTGCTGCGTGGCCGCGCGCGTATGATCGTTACCAGCAAAGAATATGCGGATCGTTTCAAGGTTGAAAACACTGAAGTGATTCCTGTTCTTGTCGATGGAACTTTGCCAAATTGGAAAGAGTATAAAGAGGCCACCGAAGAAAACGCCGAGTTCGAAAGACGCGAAGGCACCAGTATTTTAGATACGATTTTTTTGTACTTCGCATCTTCGACAACACCGAAACCAAAAATGGTCGAACACAGTCACTTAAGTTTTGCTGTCGGTCATCTTGCGACGATGTACTGGATGGGGCTTCGCCCTGGTGACATTCACTTAGGAGTCAGTTCACCGGGATGGGCGATGCATGACTGGAATAGCTTCATCGCTCCGTGGAATGCAGAAGCGACTATTTTTATCGATCGCTTAAGTCGTTTTAACGCCAAAGTTTTACTCGACACAATGGCGCAATATAAAATCACTACGTTCTGTGCGCCGCCAACAGTGTGGCGTTTGTTGCTGCAAGAAGATTTGAAACAATATCAGGTGCCACTGCGTGAAGCTTTGAGTACCGGCGAACCGTTAGATCAAGACACGGTCGACGCCGTACAAGCCGCATGGGGAGTCACAATCCGGGAAGGTTTCGGGCAAACCGAGACGACGATGCTAATCGGTGTGACACCAAGTATGAAACCAATGCGCGAAACTTTGGGGAAAGCTCTGCCAGGTTACGCGATCGAATTGCTTGATAGCGACGGTAAAGAAACGAATGTGGGCGAGATCTGTATTACCTCACCGACTTTGCCGCAACAGCCATTTCATTCAGGCGATGTTGGTAAGAAGAATGCTGATGGTTATTATTCGTACATTGGCAGAAATGATGAACTCTTTAAATGTTCGGATTATCGCATTAGTCCGTTTGAGATCGAAGCCGTCCTTCGTGAAAATCCAGCAGTGCGAGAAGTTGTCGTAATTCCAAGTGCTGATCCCATCAAACATGCCGTGCCGAAGGCCATCGTTGTTCTTGCAAAAGGCATAGAGCCCACGAAAGAAGTTGCGATTGATCTGATGAACTTTACGCGCAATAGACTTGCGCCCTTCAAACGCGTGCGCAGAGTGGAATTCCACGATTTATCCAAAGATGCCGAAGGAAATTTACAAAGAATTGACATGATCAAACGTGAGACAGAAAAGCGAAATGCGAATGAAAAATCGCCTTATGAGTTCTGGGAACAGGACGCCCGAGCTAGTTTACCGGAAACTTGGGCACAAGATCTTCCTTAA
- a CDS encoding KH domain-containing protein: MARPVEPPRADDKEAEISREKGRAFLHGILLEIMDRPEDIAVTYSVGERTTIFKVECHPKSLGQLIGAKGKNISGIRAVISAMMARKGIRAIVEIPYIEPNE, encoded by the coding sequence ATGGCTCGCCCTGTAGAACCTCCGCGTGCGGATGACAAAGAGGCAGAGATTTCCCGCGAGAAAGGCCGTGCATTCTTACACGGGATTCTTCTAGAGATCATGGATCGCCCAGAAGATATCGCCGTCACTTACTCTGTAGGTGAAAGAACGACGATCTTCAAAGTTGAGTGCCATCCAAAAAGTTTGGGCCAATTGATCGGCGCCAAAGGGAAAAATATCAGCGGCATCCGCGCAGTGATTTCTGCGATGATGGCCCGAAAAGGAATTCGCGCGATCGTTGAGATTCCTTACATAGAACCAAACGAGTAG
- a CDS encoding MOSC domain-containing protein — MKILSIQVGLPKTIQFKGKDITTGIFKNPIAGPVKVEKLNIVGDRQADLTVHGGVDKAVYAYSVDAYPWWQEQRPQDEFKFGAFGENLSMETLDESQICVGDTFEIGGAILQAAQPRFPCFKLGAMYNDLSIVKTFTKSGRPGVYFRVLQEGMIDVGQSLKLVSREKILLPIVDLVTLSQVVVSPSQAEQYIQIPSLPEQFRDYFFQVLED; from the coding sequence ATGAAAATTCTTTCGATTCAAGTGGGACTTCCTAAGACGATTCAATTCAAAGGCAAAGACATCACTACGGGGATTTTTAAAAATCCTATCGCTGGTCCCGTAAAAGTTGAAAAACTAAATATCGTTGGTGATCGCCAAGCTGATCTTACTGTGCATGGTGGTGTGGATAAAGCTGTGTACGCTTACTCTGTCGATGCCTATCCGTGGTGGCAAGAGCAACGCCCGCAAGATGAATTTAAATTCGGCGCCTTTGGCGAAAATCTTTCTATGGAAACCTTGGATGAGTCGCAAATCTGTGTCGGCGATACTTTTGAAATCGGTGGCGCGATTTTGCAAGCGGCTCAACCGCGCTTTCCATGTTTTAAATTGGGCGCAATGTACAATGATCTTTCAATTGTAAAGACATTTACAAAATCCGGTCGTCCCGGAGTTTATTTCCGTGTTCTTCAAGAAGGCATGATTGATGTTGGGCAATCGCTAAAGCTTGTTAGCCGCGAAAAAATCTTATTGCCGATCGTCGATCTAGTAACGTTGTCGCAAGTGGTGGTTTCACCTTCGCAAGCAGAACAATATATTCAAATTCCGTCGTTACCAGAACAGTTCAGGGATTATTTCTTTCAAGTTTTGGAAGATTAG